In the genome of Triticum urartu cultivar G1812 chromosome 5, Tu2.1, whole genome shotgun sequence, one region contains:
- the LOC125509303 gene encoding U-box domain-containing protein 33-like produces the protein MADAGGAGRSGEEEDGEEERGGGAAAAEVQVYCAVGKEAGKEWRANLRWVLANFPRSRHRLVLAHVHRPPHRINMMGAWVPVSQLAEHEVAAYSKLEEERATKALDVLIDICASQRVHARKVIVSGDDAARGLVQLVDDHGLAELVMGAAADRGYTRKLRAPKSKKAVTVQRKANPSCRIWFVCKGNLICTREVSEGLNREEPSTASTSPRSVASDYSRSKSSPPRLTLHGDGDGELLGMHHDSPDPMMAASLPRTPSRDDSDNAMDFGHEGAAEGASSAVVQSLQDVEEDPPTPSHDGSEEAGDMEDALYEKLKDAIMEAGSLRHEAYEETRRRQKADRDLADASMMTRDAESSYHGEARRRKEMEESLARERAAMEQETRELDAILAKIREVDDRSAELELQITDSGRVMSELDVRMSESCSVLDALRRERRGEGPAADEESMPAVDDGDQSVSFLRLGLSELEEATDRFDESAVIGGARAGSRGRVYRGSLRGMSVAVKMICPDVAVDEPRFGRAVDAIARARHPNIVALVGACPGARAVVHELVPGGSLEDRLGGEVPPLPWHARCGIAYRTCSALAYLHSTATVHGDVRPANILLEDGRCSSSKLAGLGMTGLLVPPHLPSGVALAYVEPRYLVTGDLTPQCDVHALGVVLLRLVTGIPAFGAKKAAQKAADGSTPWHEVVDASAGGWPMERATEVALLGLKCCDAVETGGPRRPAELLDEALSVLEAATDATPGRTWSSLSASTASHSGGAPSYFLCPILKEVMRDPQIAGDGFTYEAEAMKEWLGSGHDTSPMTNLKLPTDELMPNHALRAAIQEWRHTRPSTFHRYQ, from the exons ATGGCGGATGCAGGCGGCGCTGGTCGCAGCGGCGAGGAAGAAGACGGGGAGGAGGAGCGCGGAGGGGGAGCGGCCGCGGCGGAGGTGCAAGTGTACTGCGCGGTGGGGAAGGAGGCCGGGAAGGAATGGAGGGCGAACCTGCGGTGGGTGCTGGCCAACTTCCCCCGGAGCCGCCACCGCCTCGTCCTCGCCCACGTCCACCGCCCGCCGCACCGCATCAACATGA TGGGGGCGTGGGTCCCAGTGAGCCAACTTGCGGAGCACGAGGTGGCCGCGTACAGCAAgctggaggaggagagggccacCAAAGCCCTCGACGTCCTCATCGACATCTGCGCAAGTCAACGG GTCCACGCGCGCAAGGTCATCGTGTCCGGGGACGACGCCGCGAGGGGCTTGGTCCAGCTCGTCGACGACCATGGCCTTGCCGAGCTCGTCATGGGCGCCGCCGCTGACCGGGGATACACCAG GAAGTTGCGGGCGCCGAAGTCTAAGAAGGCAGTGACAGTGCAGCGGAAGGCCAACCCCTCCTGCAGGATCTGGTTCGTCTGCAAAGGAAACCTCATCTGCACTAG GGAGGTCAGCGAGGGGCTGAACAGAGAAGAGCCATCCACGGCTAGCACCAGTCCCAGATCGGTCGCTTCCGACTACTCGAGATCCAAGTCGTCGCCGCCACGCCTGACGCTCCACGGTGACGGTGACGGTGAGCTGTTGGGTATGCACCACGACTCGCCCGATCCGATGATGGCGGCGTCGCTCCCACGGACTCCGAGCAGGGACGACAGCGACAATGCCATGGATTTCGGACATGAGGGAGCTGCTGAAGGTGCGTCGTCGGCTGTCGTGCAGTCACTGCAAGATGTGGAAGAAGACCCGCCGACGCCTTCGCACGATGGTTCG GAGGAGGCTGGTGACATGGAAGATGCTTTGTACGAGAAGCTCAAAGACGCGATTATGGAGGCCGGGAGCCTCAGGCACGAGGCGTACGAAGAGACTCGACGGCGGCAGAAGGCCGACCGGGATCTGGCCGATGCGTCCATGATG ACGAGGGACGCGGAGAGCTCCTACCATGGCGAGGCGAGACGCCGGAAGGAGATGGAGGAGAGTCTGGCGAGGGAGCGCGCGGCCATGGAGCAGGAAACGCGGGAGCTCGACGCCATTCTCGCGAAGATACGGGAGGTTGATGACCGGAGCGCCGAGCTCGAGCTCCAGATCACCGACTCAGGGCGAGTGATGAGCGAGCTCGATGTCAGGATGTCGGAGTCGTGCTCCGTACTCGACGCGCTCAGGCGGGAGCGCCGAGGAGAAGGGCCTGCGGCTGACGAAGAATCCATGCCTGCGGTGGACGATGGTGATCAAAGTGTGAGTTTCTTGCGGCTTGGTTTGTCGGAGCTGGAGGAGGCGACCGATCGTTTCGACGAGTCTGCCGTGATAGGAGGCGCCCGTGCCGGCAGCCGCGGCCGCGTGTACAGAGGGAGCCTCCGCGGCATGAGCGTCGCCGTCAAGATGATCTGCCCCGACGTCGCCGTCGACGAGCCGCGGTTCGGTCGTGCAGTGGACGCCATCGCTAGGGCGAGGCACCCAAACATCGTCGCGCTCGTCGGCGCGTGCCCGGGGGCGCGCGCCGTGGTGCACGAGCTCGTGCCGGGCGGGAGCTTGGAGGACCGTCTTGGAGGAGAGGTGCCGCCACTGCCGTGGCACGCACGGTGCGGCATCGCGTACCGAACCTGCTCCGCCCTGGCCTACCTCCACTCGACGGCAACAGTGCATGGCGACGTCCGGCCAGCGAATATACTCCTGGAGGACGGGCGGTGCTCCTCCAGCAAGCTCGCCGGCCTCGGCATGACTGGTCTGTTGGTGCCTCCACACCTCCCCAGCGGCGTGGCGCTGGCGTACGTGGAGCCGCGGTACCTGGTGACGGGGGACCTGACCCCGCAGTGCGACGTGCATGCGCTGGGCGTGGTCCTCCTCCGCCTGGTCACGGGCATTCCGGCGTTCGGGGCGAAGAAGGCGGCGCAGAAGGCCGCCGACGGGAGCACGCCCTGGCACGAGGTGGTGGACGCGAGTGCCGGAGGGTGGCCGATGGAGCGCGCCACGGAGGTCGCGCTCCTCGGGCTGAAATGCTGCGACGCGGTCGAAACCGGAGGACCACGCCGCCCGGCCGAGCTTCTGGATGAGGCGCTGAGCGTGCTGGAGGCCGCGACGGACGCCACGCCTGGGAGGACGTGGTCGTCGCTCTCGGCGTCGACGGCGTCCCACAGCGGCGGCGCTCCGTCCTACTTCCTCTGCCCGATACTCAAG GAGGTGATGAGGGATCCGCAGATCGCCGGCGACGGGTTCACCTACGAGGCGGAGGCGATGAAGGAGTGGCTCGGGAGCGGACACGACACGTCGCCGATGACCAACCTCAAGCTTCCCACCGACGAGCTCATGCCCAACCACGCACTCCGCGCCGCCATACAAGAGTGGCGACACACGAGGCCTAGCACCTTCCATCGGTACCAATGA
- the LOC125509304 gene encoding cleavage and polyadenylation specificity factor subunit 3-II — protein sequence MTIDCLVLGAGQEVGKSCVVATIGGKRVMFDCGMHMGHHDHQRYPDFARVLAATPGADFTSAISCVVITHFHLDHIGALPYFTEVCGYHGPIYMTYPTKALAPLMLEDYRKVMVDHRGEEEQYSYEDIQNCMKKVIPLDLKQTIQVDRDLVIRAYYAGHVLGAAMIYAKVGDAAMVYTGDYNMTPDRHLGAAQIDHLKLDLLITESTYAKTVRDSKHAREREFLKAVHKCVSGGGKVLIPAFALGRAQELCILLDDYWERMNLKIPIYFSAGLTIQANMYYKMLIGWTSQKIKDSYTVHNPFDFKHVCDFQRSFINDPGPCVLFATPGMISGGFSLEVFKRWAPSEKNLVTLPGYCVAGTIGHKLMSGKPTRIDLDKETHIDVRCQIHQLSFSPHTDSKGIMDLTEFLSPSHVILVHGEKPQMSFLKERIESELGMPCYYPANNETVSIPTTKNLKISATEKFITSCSTAQARDGPQKSNLICGNHLSGANGDEKLAEGILLMEKSKDAKILCEDELLQLLGAEGHSVQFEPLLRSRIGEAETDIVDDLASE from the exons ATGACCATCGATTGCCTCGTGCTAG GGGCGGGGCAGGAGGTGGGGAAGAGCTGCGTGGTGGCGACCATCGGCGGGAAGCGTGTCATGTTCGACTGCGGCATGCACATGGGCCACCACGACCATCAACGCTACCCGGACTTCGCACGcgtcctcgccgccacccccggcGCCGACTTCACCTCTGCCATCTCTTGTGTGGTCATCACGCACTT CCATTTGGATCATATTGGGGCGCTGCCGTATTTCACCGAGGTCTGTGGGTACCATGGTCCGATTTACATGACG TACCCTACAAAGGCTTTAGCTCCATTGATGCTGGAAGATTATAGGAAAGTAATGGTAGATCACAGAGGAGAGGAGGAACAGTATAGCTATGAAGACATTCAGAACTGTATGAAGAAAG TCATACCCTTGGACTTGAAGCAAACCATTCAAGTAGATAGAGACCTTGTGATCCGTGCCTATTATGCTGGACAT GTTTTGGGAGCTGCAATGATTTATGCAAAAGTTGGAGATGCTGCTATGGTCTACACCGGGGATTACAATATGACACCAGACAGACATCTTGGAGCAGCGCAAATTGATCATCTGAAGTTGGATCTCTTAATAACGGA GTCTACATACGCTAAAACTGTACGTGACTCGAAGCATGCCCGTGAGAGGGAGTTCTTAAAAGCG GTCCATAAATGTGTTTCTGGAGGAGGTAAAGTTCTAATTCCAGCATTTGCTTTGGGCAGAGCTCAG GAGCTATGCATATTACTGGATGACTATTGGGAAAGGATGAACTTGAAGATTCCTATTTATTTCTCAGCTG GTTTAACCATTCAAGCTAACATGTACTACAAGATGCTTATTGGATGGACTAGCCAGAAGATCAAGGACAGCTACACAGTTCATAACCCATTTGACTTTAAGCATG TTTGCGATTTCCAGCGTTCATTCATTAATGATCCTGGACCCTGTGTACTTTTTGCGACACCTGGTATGATTAGCGGTGGATTTTCCCTTGAGGTGTTTAAAAGATGGGCTCCATCAGAAAAAAATCTGGTTACACTTCCAGG ATATTGTGTTGCCGGAACCATTGGCCATAAATTGATGTCTGGAAAACCAACCAGAATCGATTTAGACAAGGAAACACATATTGATGTCAGATGTCAG ATTCATCAGCTGTCATTCAGTCCACACACAGACTCCAAAGGGATCATGGATCTCACAGAATTTCTTTCACCCAGCCATGTGATTCTTGTTCATGGCGAAAAGCCTCAGATGTCCTTTTTGAAGGAGAGGATTGAATCTGAATTGGGGATGCCATGCTATTACCCAGCCAACAACGAGACTGTCTCCATTCCGACGACCAAGAATCTGAAAATAAGTGCCACGGAGAAGTTTATCACAAGCTGTAGCACTGCTCAGGCTAGAGATGGTCCACAGAAGTCGAACCTGATTTGCGGTAACCACCTGTCAGgagccaacggcgacgagaagcTAGCGGAGGGTATTCTTCTCATGGAGAAGAGCAAGGACGCGAAAATTTTGTGTGAGGATGAGCTTCTTCAGTTGCTGGGCGCAGAAGGACATTCAGTCCAATTTGAACCACTGCTTCGCTCCAGGATTGGAGAGGCAGAAACCGACATTGTAGACGACTTAGCCAGTGAGTGA